In Haliscomenobacter hydrossis DSM 1100, the DNA window AACATTTCCGAAAGAATTTACCTTGCTGATATGAATTTTGGCCCAATTATTGGCAAAATCTATCACCTGTACCGGCGTTCCAACGGCAAAGACGTCATGTCGATGATCTCTCCTAGCGAATGGGGCTCCAAAGCTCCGTATGAATTTGTAGCCACCATCAAATTACTGGCCGACCATACCTGGGATGTACTTGAAACCGGGAATGTAGACTTGTAATGCTTGCTTGATTATTTGCTGGGGGCAGTAAGCAATTCGGCATCATCCAGAATAAAATTCAACTCGTCCAGATTCGAATCATTGAGGCGAAGTTTACCCTTCACCGTAATGATTTGATCGGTCTTGAATTTCGGGAATTTACCCTTAAAATTGATCATGGCGATAGATTCTGGTCCGGCTCCTCCGCAAAAAAAGCATTGCGACATGGGGACCTTCGACATCACGATCCATTTTTCGGAATTGACCTCAGTGGGAATGTAATAGCCCTTCAACGTGAGGTACATCCCTTCAAGTGACCTGATTTTTTCATCAAACTTTGGCGTAACAACGTATACTCCCTCGTTTTTGAAAAATTTGGTTTCACATTTTACTTGCGCAAACGCTTGCCAACCTAAACTCTGCGCACTTGCCCTGCTCATCGACAATACGGCCATCGCCAAAATCGAAGCCCAAAATATCTTTTTCATCTGGTTGTTTTTATTGCAACATTGCTGCAAGAATAAGCATCAATTTCCATTTTATCAGTAAATGTGTTAATTTTTAAAAAAGTTTTTATAATCTGCTGGATAATTCAAAAACTTTCCTCAATTTAGCGTCACGAGAAAATCAAACAGATTTTGTCGCCTCCCATTGGTCCCACAATGCATATCAGTTTTTATCCCGTGAGCAATCCATTTGAACCCCATAATGGAGTGCAACAATCATTTTATCACGAACACACAACAAAAACTGGTCGGTCATGCTAGTACTTATCGTAACCTTTGCAGCATTTGTAGCTGGGGCCGGTATCATTACCGCAATGAATACGGCACCTAAGGGTGCTCGTCGCTAAAATGTAGATCATGGGTCATCACTTTGCTGATGATCTACATTTCGCGTCCCCCCGCGATTTTTTCTTTTTGTGCCAACAGTATTGTGGCGACAAGCTGATCTAGCTCTTTTCAGTCTTCTTTAGGAAACCCTTTTATCCTCACACAGGTTTATTACCCAACGCTAGTCAGCCTTTTTAAGGCGCCCTATTAAAGAGTAAAGTGCTGCACTCAACCAGGAAATGGAGGGGTGCAGCCTTTCAGTTTATGTCGTTTCCCTTCCTTATGGCAAAAAATTCTTTTTGCTCAAGACCTCGCGTAATTCGGATAAAATGCCTAAACTTGCGGCATTATGTTCATTGCCACATTGCTTATTCAATCGGAAAAGGTTTTACTACGTTGTAAATGAAAAGGGAATCGTGTGCAAATCACGAGCTGTCGCGCAACTGTAAGTAACGCCCAAGGTTTTCATCCCTGAGCTTGTTTAATTTTTTTTGAATATTTAAACAAGCTCTGAATGTCCACTGCGCTAAGCGGGAAGGACGATGAAAATGTTACAAGTCAGGAGACCTGCCTTTTTCGTATGGACAAAGATTTGTTGCCCGGGTAGCAAGTCCGATGCTTTCGCGGTATAAAGCTCTAAGTCAATCATGATGTTTTCCAAGCTTTCTTCAAATTCCAACATGTCCCTGCGCTTTGGCGTATTGGCGGGCATGATTTTATTGGCGGCATTCAGTCGGATGATTCCCCACATGCTGAATTTTTCTCCATTGGGTGCCATGGCGCTTTTTGGCGCAGCCCATTTTCAAAAAAAGTGGCTGGCCATTTTGATACCAATTGCTGCTACCTGGCTCAGTGACCTGTTCCTCAACAATGTCATTTACGCCCAATACCACCCTACTTTCACCTGGTTTTATTCCGGTTTTTATTGGCAGTACTCCAGTTATGTGCTGATTGCCCTGGTGGGAATGCTAATGTTGAAAAAAATCAGCTGGCAGCGGATAGCTTTGGGAGCATTGAGCTCTTCCGCCATCTTTTTTCTGGTGACCAACTTCAGTTGCTGGATCGGAAGTACCACTTACGCACAAAATTTTGGTGGCCTGATGACCTGTTATGCCGCAGGGGTTCCTTTTTTGAAAGGCACTTTGTTGGGTGACTTGTGTTACGCAGCTGCACTCTTTGGCTCCTTTTCCTTGATGCAACAACAGATTCCAGCACTACGTCCCGCACTAAGTGCTTCAAATCAGTAATGAACGCTGAATCCACTCGGGCAAAGCACGAAGAAAAGTGCTGCCCAAGGTGCCTTACTGCATTCACCTGCAAAGTGGGGGATGTGGCCAATTGCCAGTGTGCTGAGGTAAAGGTTTCCGCTGAAACACATGCCTTTTTAGCCACGACGCAATACGATTGTTTGTGCAAAAACTGTTTGGCGCATTATGAACATTTGCTCAAAGTGGCTCGTGGGCATCGCTTTCCAGTTCAGCGTGAACTATTGATCGAAGGTTTGCACTACTACAAGGAAAATGGATTTTGGGTGTTTACGGAATTTTACCATCTACTGCGGGGAACTTGTTGCGGTAGGGGTTGTCGGCATTGTGTGTATGGGTTTAAAAAGGAACTGTAGGGCAGACCACACACTACCTGGCATTTGCCCTCTGCTTTGGAGCTCGTTTAATCCCCATCTCCACTGCTAAAAGTAATGGCAATTCCCAGTAAAGATGACATATCACTCTTAAAAAAGCGAGTCAATTTTTGTAACTCCGTATGTAATGCCTCCAGCTTAGCTGGGCTATTTTTGATTTGTTCGGCCATACTTGGTATGGCGGGTACTGCCTCAAATGCTTGGCGCACTGCGGCCAACTGGGTCTCTGTAGACGCAATCAGCTCTTTTCCGCCCACCACCGTTTCCAGATAAGCTCGAAAGCTGGCACCCGGTACACTGGCGTGACCATACCACAAATTTTCCACTGCGTTAAAATGCGCCCGCAACAAGCTCAAAG includes these proteins:
- a CDS encoding DUF6580 family putative transport protein encodes the protein MMFSKLSSNSNMSLRFGVLAGMILLAAFSRMIPHMLNFSPLGAMALFGAAHFQKKWLAILIPIAATWLSDLFLNNVIYAQYHPTFTWFYSGFYWQYSSYVLIALVGMLMLKKISWQRIALGALSSSAIFFLVTNFSCWIGSTTYAQNFGGLMTCYAAGVPFLKGTLLGDLCYAAALFGSFSLMQQQIPALRPALSASNQ
- a CDS encoding cysteine-rich CWC family protein gives rise to the protein MNAESTRAKHEEKCCPRCLTAFTCKVGDVANCQCAEVKVSAETHAFLATTQYDCLCKNCLAHYEHLLKVARGHRFPVQRELLIEGLHYYKENGFWVFTEFYHLLRGTCCGRGCRHCVYGFKKEL